From the genome of Triticum aestivum cultivar Chinese Spring chromosome 3B, IWGSC CS RefSeq v2.1, whole genome shotgun sequence, one region includes:
- the LOC123070959 gene encoding photosystem II reaction center W protein, chloroplastic, producing the protein MATISAAAATTVVARAAIARPQALGLPQLRTRSERVRCSYSKDAKEATPAATVRGASASLLAAAGAVTASAGPALALVDERMSTEGTGLSLGLSNNLLGWILLGVFGLIWSLYTVYTSGLDEDEESGGLSL; encoded by the exons ATGGCCACCAtcagcgccgccgcggcgaccaccGTCGTCGCCCGTGCCGCGATCGCCAGGCCACAGGCCCTAG GTCTGCCCCAGCTGAGGACGAGGAGCGAGAGGGTGAGGTGCAGCTACTCCAAGGACGCCAAGGAGGCGACCCCTGCCGCCACCGTCCGCGGGGCCAGCGCGTCCCTGCTCGCCGCGGCGGGCGCGGTGACCGCGTCCGCGGGGCCGGCGCTCGCTCTGGTCGACGAGCGGATGTCGACGGAGGGCACCGGGCTGAGCCTGGGGCTGAGCAACAACCTGCTGGGGTGGATCCTCCTGGGCGTCTTCGGCCTCATCTGGTCGCTCTACACCGTCTACACCTCCGGCCTCGACGAGGACGAGGAGTCCGGCGGCCTCTCCCTCTAA